A region of Microbacterium suwonense DNA encodes the following proteins:
- a CDS encoding 5'-3' exonuclease yields the protein MTDRLMLLDTASLYFRAFYGVPDRVKAPDGSSVNAVRGLLDIVAKLVTLYRPTQIIACWDDDWRPQWRVDLIPSYKAHRVIEVVPGAPDVEEVPDPLQQQIPLIREALGVIGIPIIGAAEHEADDVIGTLATCATLPVDIVTGDRDLFQLVDDARDVRVIYTARGMSNLETVTDDTILTRYGVLPSQYADFATMRGDASDGLPGVSGVGEKSAAALLQAHGDLQGIRLAAASGQLSAAMSARFAAASDYLDVAPAVVRVVTDLEIVAPGTPVRALDPAQADPANLLAERWNLGSSMTRALGALASVG from the coding sequence GTGACCGACCGTCTGATGCTGCTCGACACCGCCAGTCTCTATTTCCGTGCCTTCTACGGCGTGCCCGACAGGGTGAAGGCGCCGGACGGTTCTTCGGTGAACGCCGTGCGCGGATTGCTGGACATCGTGGCGAAGCTCGTCACGCTCTACCGGCCGACGCAGATCATCGCCTGCTGGGACGACGACTGGCGTCCGCAGTGGCGCGTCGACCTCATCCCGAGCTACAAAGCGCACCGCGTCATCGAGGTGGTGCCCGGCGCACCGGATGTCGAGGAGGTCCCGGACCCGCTCCAGCAGCAGATCCCGCTGATCCGCGAGGCTCTCGGCGTGATCGGCATCCCGATCATCGGCGCCGCAGAACACGAGGCTGACGACGTGATCGGCACCCTCGCCACGTGCGCGACGCTGCCGGTGGACATCGTCACCGGCGATCGCGACCTGTTCCAGCTCGTCGACGACGCGCGAGACGTACGGGTGATCTACACGGCCCGCGGGATGAGCAATCTCGAGACCGTCACCGACGACACGATCCTCACCCGATACGGGGTGCTGCCATCGCAGTACGCCGATTTCGCCACGATGCGCGGCGATGCATCCGATGGCCTGCCGGGGGTCAGCGGGGTGGGCGAGAAGTCGGCTGCCGCACTGCTGCAGGCGCATGGCGACCTCCAGGGCATCCGCCTGGCGGCCGCGAGCGGACAGCTCAGCGCCGCCATGTCAGCGCGCTTCGCCGCAGCATCCGACTATCTCGACGTCGCACCCGCGGTCGTGCGCGTGGTGACCGATCTCGAGATCGTCGCGCCCGGAACGCCGGTGCGCGCGCTCGATCCGGCACAGGCGGATCCGGCGAATCTGCTGGCGGAGCGCTGGAACCTCGGTTCCTCCATGACCAGGGCGCTCGGCGCGCTGGCATCCGTCGGCTGA
- the rpsA gene encoding 30S ribosomal protein S1 has protein sequence MTSATTAPATKQVAINDIGSAEDFLAAVEKTLKFFNDGDIIEGTIVKIDRDEVLLDVGYKTEGVIPSRELSIKHDVDPNEVVAVGDQVEALVLQKEDKEGRLILSKKRAQYERAWGDVEKIKEEDGVVTGTVIEVVKGGLIVDIGLRGFLPASLIELRRVRDLTPYLGQELEAKILELDKNRNNVVLSRRALLEQTQSESRTSFLNNLHKGQVRKGIVSSIVNFGAFVDLGGVDGLVHVSELSWKHIEHASEVVEVGQEVTVEILEVDLDRERVSLSLKATQEDPWQIFARTHAIGQIAPGKVTKLVPFGAFVRVADGIEGLVHISELSSKHVELAEQVVSVGEEVFVKVIDIDLERRRISLSLKQANEAVDPHGTEFDPALYGMLAEYDENGEYKYPEGFDAETGAWKEGFDAQREAWEQEYAAAQARWEAHKAAVAKAAEAEAAAGDDFGVAAQPFTAESSSAGTLADDEALAALREKLSGGNA, from the coding sequence ATGACTAGCGCAACGACCGCCCCGGCCACCAAGCAGGTCGCGATCAACGACATCGGATCTGCCGAGGACTTCCTGGCCGCGGTCGAGAAGACCCTGAAGTTCTTCAACGACGGCGACATCATCGAGGGGACGATCGTCAAGATCGACCGCGATGAAGTTCTGCTCGACGTCGGCTACAAGACCGAGGGTGTCATCCCCTCGCGTGAGCTCTCCATCAAGCACGACGTCGACCCCAACGAGGTCGTCGCCGTCGGCGACCAGGTCGAGGCACTCGTTCTCCAGAAGGAGGACAAGGAAGGCCGACTGATCCTCTCCAAGAAGCGTGCGCAGTACGAGCGCGCCTGGGGCGACGTCGAGAAGATCAAGGAAGAGGACGGCGTCGTCACCGGCACTGTCATCGAGGTCGTCAAGGGCGGTCTCATCGTCGACATCGGGCTGCGCGGCTTCCTGCCGGCCTCGCTCATCGAGCTGCGTCGCGTCCGCGATCTGACCCCGTACCTCGGTCAGGAGCTCGAGGCGAAGATCCTCGAGCTCGACAAGAACCGCAACAACGTGGTGCTCAGCCGTCGCGCTCTGCTCGAGCAGACGCAGTCCGAGTCGCGCACCTCCTTCCTGAACAACCTGCACAAGGGTCAGGTCCGCAAGGGCATCGTCTCGTCGATCGTCAACTTCGGCGCATTCGTCGACCTGGGTGGCGTGGACGGTCTGGTGCACGTCTCCGAGCTGTCCTGGAAGCACATCGAGCACGCCTCCGAGGTCGTCGAGGTCGGCCAGGAGGTCACCGTCGAGATCCTCGAGGTGGACCTGGATCGCGAGCGCGTCTCCCTGTCGCTGAAGGCGACGCAGGAGGACCCGTGGCAGATCTTCGCCCGCACCCACGCGATCGGCCAGATCGCACCGGGCAAGGTCACCAAGCTCGTTCCGTTCGGTGCATTCGTGCGCGTCGCAGACGGCATCGAGGGTCTCGTGCACATCTCGGAGCTCTCCAGCAAGCACGTCGAGCTGGCCGAGCAGGTCGTGTCGGTGGGTGAAGAGGTCTTCGTCAAGGTCATCGACATCGACCTCGAGCGTCGCCGCATCTCGCTGTCGCTCAAGCAGGCCAACGAGGCCGTCGACCCGCACGGCACCGAGTTCGACCCGGCCCTGTACGGCATGCTCGCCGAGTACGACGAGAACGGCGAGTACAAGTACCCGGAGGGCTTCGACGCCGAGACCGGTGCCTGGAAGGAGGGCTTCGACGCTCAGCGCGAGGCCTGGGAGCAGGAGTACGCCGCCGCTCAGGCGCGCTGGGAGGCTCACAAGGCTGCGGTTGCCAAGGCAGCCGAGGCCGAGGCCGCTGCAGGCGACGACTTCGGTGTTGCCGCTCAGCCGTTCACGGCCGAGTCCAGCAGCGCGGGCACGCTCGCCGATGACGAGGCTCTCGCCGCTCTGCGCGAGAAGCTCTCGGGTGGCAACGCCTGA
- the coaE gene encoding dephospho-CoA kinase: MPLIALTGGIASGKSTIAARLAEHGAVVVDADRIVREVQEPGSPVLAEIAAVFGDELIAADGALDRAALGAMVFGDQERLAQLNAIVHPAVRRESGRRFAAAFASDPGAVVVYDVPLLVEARVDDPWDLIVVADAPAEVRERRLIELRGMSAEDARARIASQVPDAERRAIADVVIDTSGDLESTRTQTDALWERISSGR, encoded by the coding sequence ATGCCCCTCATCGCCCTCACCGGAGGCATCGCCTCGGGAAAGTCGACCATCGCAGCCCGGCTGGCTGAACACGGCGCGGTCGTCGTGGACGCGGATCGGATCGTGCGTGAGGTGCAGGAGCCCGGATCGCCGGTGCTGGCCGAGATCGCGGCCGTCTTCGGTGACGAGCTGATCGCTGCCGATGGCGCTCTGGATCGCGCGGCGCTCGGCGCCATGGTGTTCGGCGACCAGGAGCGGCTCGCGCAGCTGAACGCCATCGTGCACCCGGCCGTGCGGCGAGAGTCCGGCCGTCGCTTCGCGGCGGCATTCGCATCCGATCCCGGCGCCGTCGTCGTCTACGACGTGCCGCTTCTGGTGGAAGCCCGTGTCGACGACCCCTGGGATCTGATCGTGGTTGCCGATGCGCCGGCCGAGGTGCGCGAGCGCCGGCTGATCGAGCTGCGCGGGATGTCGGCGGAGGACGCTCGGGCGCGCATCGCCTCGCAGGTTCCGGATGCCGAGCGTCGGGCGATCGCGGATGTCGTCATCGACACCTCGGGAGACCTCGAGAGCACCAGGACGCAGACGGACGCGCTGTGGGAGCGGATCAGCTCGGGCCGCTGA
- a CDS encoding DUF4126 domain-containing protein, producing MIEFLIGSSLAASAGLNAWMPLFLLGLADRFVPAVQLPTGWSWLSGDVTLWIIGALLVLEIVADKIPALDSVNDIVQSVLRPASGGIAFGAGAGAQTIAVEDPSAFFTDNAWVPVVIGVAIALAVHVVKALGRVAANAVTGGLAAPALSTAEDGASFLLAVAAIVVPILALVLLVGLIIALILMAQRRRARSRAARAAVSATRAHLLTTATRFRRRRRLSGPS from the coding sequence GTGATCGAGTTCCTGATCGGCTCCAGTCTCGCGGCATCCGCCGGCCTCAACGCCTGGATGCCGCTGTTCCTGCTCGGTCTGGCGGACCGCTTCGTCCCCGCCGTGCAGCTGCCGACCGGGTGGTCATGGCTGTCCGGCGATGTGACGCTGTGGATCATCGGAGCACTCCTGGTGCTGGAGATCGTCGCCGACAAGATCCCCGCGCTGGATTCAGTGAACGACATCGTGCAGAGCGTGCTGCGGCCGGCCTCCGGCGGCATCGCCTTCGGCGCCGGGGCCGGCGCGCAGACGATCGCCGTCGAAGATCCCTCGGCCTTCTTCACCGACAACGCCTGGGTGCCGGTCGTGATCGGGGTGGCGATCGCCCTCGCCGTGCACGTGGTCAAGGCACTCGGCCGAGTGGCGGCGAACGCGGTCACCGGCGGACTGGCGGCTCCCGCGCTCAGCACCGCCGAGGACGGCGCGTCGTTCCTGCTGGCCGTCGCCGCCATCGTCGTGCCGATCCTGGCGCTCGTGCTGCTGGTGGGCTTGATCATCGCCCTGATCCTCATGGCACAGCGACGACGCGCTCGATCCCGCGCAGCGCGCGCCGCTGTCAGCGCCACCCGGGCGCACCTTTTGACGACGGCGACCCGGTTCCGGCGGCGAAGGAGGCTCAGCGGCCCGAGCTGA
- a CDS encoding AAA family ATPase translates to MNFEDIADLGHRVRQAVATVVVGMDGPLEIALGTILAGGHVLFEDVPGLGKTLAARSLASALGLSFRRLQCTPDMLPGDVTGSYVYAPDTGEFVFRPGPIFTGLLLADEINRTTPKTQSAMLEAMAERQVTVEGNSFALEPPFHVIATANPIEYEGTYSLPEAQLDRFMVRLSVGYLDQRGETEILLGRLRRQQEQTHVDAVLAPGQLQELQRAVEQIHVDPDVAAYCVALAAATRSAQHVAVGASPRGSLSLVLLGRALAALDGRDYVRPDDIKRIAVPVLAHRLTLTPQAWAQGVDPAGVVRNLVTSVAVPPSVAAERG, encoded by the coding sequence ATGAATTTCGAGGACATCGCCGATCTCGGTCACCGCGTCCGGCAGGCGGTGGCGACCGTCGTGGTCGGGATGGACGGCCCTCTGGAGATCGCGCTGGGAACCATTCTGGCCGGCGGGCACGTGCTGTTCGAAGACGTTCCGGGGCTCGGAAAGACTCTGGCGGCGCGCAGTCTGGCATCCGCTCTCGGACTGTCGTTCCGTCGGCTGCAGTGCACACCGGACATGCTGCCCGGCGACGTGACCGGGTCGTACGTGTATGCGCCCGACACCGGCGAGTTCGTCTTCCGTCCCGGACCCATCTTCACCGGCCTGCTGCTGGCCGACGAGATCAACCGCACCACGCCGAAGACGCAGTCGGCCATGCTCGAGGCGATGGCGGAACGGCAGGTGACGGTGGAGGGTAACAGCTTCGCCCTCGAACCGCCGTTCCATGTGATCGCCACGGCGAATCCCATCGAGTACGAGGGCACCTACTCCCTGCCCGAGGCGCAGCTGGATCGCTTCATGGTGCGTCTGTCGGTCGGCTACCTCGACCAGCGCGGCGAGACCGAGATCCTGCTGGGCAGGCTGCGCCGCCAGCAGGAGCAGACCCACGTCGACGCGGTGCTGGCACCGGGACAGCTGCAGGAGCTGCAGCGGGCGGTCGAGCAGATCCATGTCGATCCGGATGTCGCCGCCTACTGCGTGGCGCTCGCGGCGGCTACCCGGTCGGCGCAGCATGTGGCCGTTGGAGCATCTCCGCGCGGGTCGCTGTCGCTGGTACTTCTGGGGCGCGCGCTGGCAGCCTTGGACGGACGGGATTACGTGCGACCCGACGACATCAAGCGCATTGCGGTACCGGTGCTCGCGCATCGCCTGACGCTCACTCCACAGGCCTGGGCGCAGGGCGTCGATCCGGCAGGGGTGGTGCGGAACCTCGTCACATCGGTCGCGGTGCCGCCCAGCGTCGCGGCAGAGCGTGGCTGA
- the uvrA gene encoding excinuclease ABC subunit UvrA, with translation MPIVPVASSGKLSVRGARVHNLKNVDIDIPRDSLVVFTGLSGSGKSSLAFDTIFAEGQRRYVESLSAYARQFLGQVDRPDVDFIEGLSPAVSIDQKSTNRNPRSTVGTITEIHDYMRLLWARIGIPHCPECGERIQRQTVQQIADQLVELPERTRYQIVAPVVTQKKGEFVDLFKELGAKGYSRAVVDGELIQLAEPPKLKKSYKHDIAVVVDRLVASDDILARVTDSVETALGLAGGIMQVNFVDEEGDAAWQSFSEKLACPNGHPITLTEIEPRTFSFNAPFGACPVCSGLGTRMSVDVDLMLGDENLSIRDGVILPWTTQGKGVFQYYERLLEGLARDLDFSLDTPWKKLHSDVREAVLHGNDYKVSVKWKNRYGREMRYTSGFEGVVPYIERQYMQAESDTQRSRWGEYLREVPCAACGGARLKPEVLAVKVHGHSIAEVSSLSLADASAFMQTLQLTDREAKIAAQVLREIRLRLEFLLQVGLSYLNLGRSAGSLSGGEAQRIRLATQIGSGLTGVLYVLDEPSIGLHQRDNRRLIETLIRLRDLGNTLIVVEHDEETIEAADWIVDIGPGAGVNGGEVVHSGPFSALLGESGSMTGDYLAGRREIPTPATRRRIDRKRMLTVVGARANNLKNVTAEFPLGVLTAVTGVSGSGKSSLVNDILYQVLAGRLNGARTVPGKHTRVTGLDNLDKVVHVDQAPIGRTPRSNPATYTGVFDRIRTLFSETPEAKVRGYRPGRFSFNVKGGRCDACSGDGTIKIEMNFLPDVYVDCEVCHGKRYNRDTLAVHYKGKNIAEVLEMPIVEAAEFFEPIQAIHRYMKTLVDVGLGYVRLGQAATTLSGGEAQRVKLATELQRRSNGRSVYVLDEPTTGLHFEDVRKLLEVLNGLVDKGNTVIVIEHNLDVIKSADWVIDLGPEGGSGGGEVLATGTPEQIAAVEESHTGSFLAEVLDVPSSAATGRAARKAG, from the coding sequence GTGCCCATTGTTCCTGTCGCCTCCTCCGGCAAACTCAGTGTCCGCGGTGCCCGCGTGCACAATCTCAAGAACGTCGACATCGACATCCCCCGTGATTCCCTGGTGGTCTTCACCGGGCTGTCGGGGTCCGGCAAGTCGAGCCTCGCCTTCGACACGATCTTCGCGGAGGGGCAGCGCCGCTACGTCGAATCGCTGAGCGCCTACGCGCGTCAGTTCCTGGGCCAGGTGGACCGCCCTGACGTCGACTTCATCGAAGGGCTCAGCCCCGCTGTGTCGATCGATCAGAAGTCGACCAACCGCAACCCGCGCTCCACCGTCGGCACGATCACCGAGATCCATGACTACATGCGCCTGCTCTGGGCGCGCATCGGCATCCCGCACTGCCCGGAATGCGGCGAGCGGATTCAGCGGCAGACCGTGCAGCAGATCGCAGATCAGCTGGTCGAACTGCCCGAACGCACCCGGTATCAGATCGTCGCCCCCGTGGTCACGCAGAAGAAGGGCGAGTTCGTCGACCTGTTCAAGGAACTCGGAGCCAAGGGCTATTCCCGGGCCGTCGTCGACGGCGAGCTGATCCAGCTCGCCGAGCCGCCGAAGCTCAAGAAGAGCTACAAGCACGACATTGCCGTCGTGGTCGACCGGCTGGTGGCATCCGACGACATCCTCGCCCGGGTCACCGACTCCGTCGAGACGGCACTGGGGCTGGCTGGCGGCATCATGCAGGTGAACTTCGTGGACGAGGAGGGCGATGCGGCCTGGCAGTCGTTCTCGGAGAAGCTCGCCTGCCCGAACGGCCATCCGATCACGCTCACCGAGATCGAGCCGCGCACCTTCTCCTTCAACGCACCGTTCGGCGCCTGCCCGGTGTGCTCCGGCCTGGGGACGCGGATGTCGGTGGACGTCGATCTCATGCTCGGCGACGAGAACCTCTCCATCCGCGATGGTGTGATCCTGCCATGGACCACCCAGGGGAAGGGGGTGTTCCAGTACTACGAGCGGCTGCTCGAGGGGCTGGCTCGCGACCTGGACTTCTCACTCGACACGCCATGGAAGAAGCTGCATTCCGATGTACGTGAAGCCGTGCTGCACGGCAACGACTACAAGGTCAGCGTCAAGTGGAAGAACCGCTACGGCCGCGAGATGCGCTACACCTCGGGCTTCGAGGGCGTCGTGCCCTACATCGAGCGGCAGTACATGCAGGCCGAGTCCGACACCCAGCGCAGTCGCTGGGGCGAGTACCTGCGTGAGGTGCCGTGTGCCGCCTGCGGCGGTGCGCGGCTGAAGCCCGAAGTGCTCGCCGTCAAGGTGCACGGGCACTCCATCGCCGAGGTGTCGAGCCTGAGTCTTGCCGATGCCAGCGCGTTCATGCAGACGCTCCAGCTCACCGACCGCGAGGCGAAGATCGCCGCGCAGGTGCTGCGTGAGATCAGGCTGCGCCTGGAGTTCCTGCTGCAGGTGGGGCTGTCCTATCTGAACCTCGGCCGCTCGGCGGGATCGCTGTCGGGAGGAGAAGCGCAGCGCATCCGCCTGGCGACGCAGATCGGCTCCGGACTGACCGGCGTGCTGTACGTGCTCGACGAGCCCTCGATCGGTCTGCATCAGCGCGACAACCGTCGCCTGATCGAGACCCTCATCCGACTGCGCGACCTGGGAAACACGCTCATCGTCGTCGAACACGACGAGGAGACGATTGAAGCGGCGGACTGGATCGTCGACATCGGACCGGGGGCAGGCGTCAACGGGGGAGAGGTCGTGCACTCCGGGCCGTTCTCGGCGCTGCTGGGCGAGTCCGGGTCGATGACGGGTGACTATCTGGCCGGCCGACGGGAGATCCCCACCCCTGCCACGCGGCGTCGCATCGACAGGAAGCGGATGCTGACCGTGGTCGGAGCGCGCGCGAACAACCTCAAGAACGTGACGGCTGAATTCCCGCTCGGCGTCCTCACCGCGGTGACGGGCGTGAGCGGCTCGGGCAAGTCGTCTCTGGTGAACGACATCCTGTACCAGGTGCTGGCGGGTCGTCTCAACGGTGCCCGCACGGTGCCGGGCAAGCACACGCGCGTGACAGGACTCGACAACCTCGACAAGGTGGTCCACGTGGACCAGGCGCCCATCGGGCGCACCCCGCGCTCGAATCCCGCCACCTACACCGGCGTCTTCGATCGCATCCGCACCCTGTTCAGCGAGACACCCGAGGCGAAGGTGCGCGGCTACCGGCCGGGCCGCTTCAGCTTCAACGTCAAGGGCGGGCGCTGCGACGCGTGCTCGGGCGACGGCACGATCAAGATCGAGATGAACTTCCTGCCCGACGTGTACGTCGACTGCGAGGTCTGCCACGGCAAGCGGTACAACCGCGACACCCTCGCCGTGCACTACAAGGGCAAGAACATCGCCGAGGTGCTGGAGATGCCGATCGTCGAGGCCGCGGAGTTCTTCGAGCCCATCCAGGCGATCCACCGCTACATGAAGACACTCGTCGACGTCGGCCTCGGCTACGTGCGGCTCGGTCAGGCGGCCACCACGCTCTCCGGCGGCGAGGCGCAGCGTGTCAAGCTGGCCACCGAGCTGCAGCGCCGCAGCAACGGCCGCAGCGTATACGTGCTCGACGAGCCGACCACCGGTCTGCACTTCGAAGACGTGCGCAAGCTCCTCGAGGTGTTGAACGGTCTGGTGGACAAGGGCAACACGGTCATCGTGATCGAGCACAATCTCGACGTGATCAAGTCGGCGGACTGGGTGATCGACCTGGGCCCCGAGGGCGGATCCGGCGGCGGCGAGGTGCTCGCCACGGGGACGCCCGAGCAGATCGCGGCGGTGGAGGAGAGCCACACCGGCAGCTTCCTGGCCGAGGTCCTGGACGTCCCGTCGAGCGCAGCGACCGGTCGGGCGGCGCGCAAGGCGGGATGA
- the uvrC gene encoding excinuclease ABC subunit UvrC translates to MADVLPYKPRTGEIPTDPGVYRFRDAEGRVLYVGKAKNLRQRLSNYFAPLRTLHERTRRMVTTAASVEWTVVATDVDSLQLEYMWIKEFDPPFNVRYKDDKSYPFMAVTLADEAPRVLVTRNRKIPGARYFGPYPKVWAVHETIDLMIKAFPIRTCSDASYRRAMQTGRPCFPGQIGKCGGPCSMTCTIEEHRAQVQDFIAFMAGGDERFTRDLTRRMQAASAAMDYESAAMYRDKLSAIEAVLGKSALVLPSDEDADLFGIAEDELSAAVHHFVIRGGRVRSVRSLTLDKELDISGGELVDQVLQRVYGDSGDIPRRVLVPVLPDDAPELEQWLRGRRGRKVEIAVAQRGQRAELMRTATLNAQQALLRHKTRRTSDYVARTQALTDLQEALGMSEAPLRIECFDISHLSGTNVVASMVVFEDGLPRKDQYRSFNIAETTDDTDSMYQVLMRRLARVDPAREDDVEEEEGAPTAMARRPRFAYRPQLLIVDGGQPQVQAAARALRDSGRTDIALCGIAKRLEEIWVPDDDFPVILPRTSEALYLVQRLRDEAHRFAITHQRRRRRRDISTVLSEVPGLGDARIKALLKHFGSVTALRAAAPDQICEVSGIGPVLAESIHEHLAGQRSAPSR, encoded by the coding sequence ATGGCCGACGTCCTGCCGTACAAGCCGCGGACGGGCGAGATCCCCACCGACCCCGGGGTGTACAGATTCCGGGATGCCGAAGGGCGCGTCCTGTACGTCGGCAAGGCGAAGAACCTGCGGCAGCGGCTGTCGAACTACTTCGCACCGCTGCGCACGCTGCACGAGCGCACGCGGCGGATGGTGACCACGGCGGCCTCGGTGGAGTGGACGGTCGTCGCCACCGACGTCGACTCGCTGCAGCTGGAGTACATGTGGATCAAGGAGTTCGATCCGCCGTTCAATGTGCGCTACAAGGACGACAAGTCCTATCCGTTCATGGCGGTCACCCTCGCCGATGAGGCGCCGAGGGTGCTCGTCACGCGGAACCGGAAGATCCCCGGTGCGCGCTACTTCGGGCCCTACCCGAAGGTGTGGGCGGTGCACGAGACCATCGACCTGATGATCAAGGCGTTCCCGATCCGCACCTGCAGCGACGCCAGCTACCGCCGTGCGATGCAGACCGGTCGGCCGTGCTTCCCCGGCCAGATCGGCAAGTGCGGCGGGCCGTGCTCGATGACCTGCACGATCGAGGAGCATCGTGCGCAGGTGCAGGATTTCATCGCCTTCATGGCCGGCGGCGACGAGCGCTTCACCCGTGACCTGACCAGGAGGATGCAGGCGGCATCCGCGGCGATGGACTACGAGTCCGCGGCGATGTACCGCGACAAGCTGTCCGCGATCGAGGCGGTGCTCGGCAAGAGCGCCCTGGTGCTGCCGTCCGATGAGGACGCCGATCTGTTCGGCATCGCGGAGGATGAGCTCTCGGCCGCCGTGCACCACTTCGTGATCCGCGGCGGACGGGTGCGGAGCGTGCGCTCGCTCACGCTCGACAAGGAGCTCGACATCTCCGGGGGCGAGCTGGTCGACCAGGTGCTGCAGCGCGTGTACGGCGATTCCGGCGATATTCCGCGCCGTGTGCTGGTGCCGGTGCTTCCCGACGACGCCCCCGAACTCGAGCAGTGGCTGCGCGGCAGGCGAGGCCGGAAGGTCGAGATCGCGGTGGCGCAGCGCGGGCAGCGGGCGGAGCTCATGCGCACCGCGACGCTCAATGCGCAGCAGGCGCTGCTGCGGCACAAGACCCGGCGCACCAGCGACTATGTGGCACGCACCCAGGCGCTCACCGACCTGCAGGAGGCCCTCGGCATGAGTGAGGCTCCGCTGCGCATCGAGTGCTTCGACATCTCGCACCTGAGCGGTACGAACGTGGTCGCATCGATGGTGGTGTTCGAGGACGGGCTGCCCCGCAAGGATCAGTACCGCTCGTTCAACATCGCCGAGACCACCGACGACACCGACTCGATGTATCAGGTGCTCATGCGGCGGCTGGCTCGTGTCGATCCGGCACGGGAGGACGACGTCGAAGAGGAGGAGGGCGCGCCGACGGCGATGGCGCGCCGGCCGCGCTTCGCGTACCGGCCGCAGCTTCTCATCGTGGACGGCGGACAGCCGCAGGTGCAGGCGGCGGCTCGCGCCCTCCGGGACAGCGGGCGCACTGACATCGCTCTGTGCGGCATAGCGAAACGGCTCGAGGAGATCTGGGTTCCCGACGATGATTTCCCGGTGATCCTGCCGCGCACCAGCGAGGCACTCTACCTCGTGCAGCGTCTGCGCGACGAGGCGCATCGCTTCGCGATCACGCACCAGCGGCGGCGCCGTCGTCGTGACATCAGCACCGTGCTCAGTGAGGTCCCCGGCCTCGGCGACGCGCGCATCAAGGCCCTGCTCAAGCACTTCGGCTCGGTCACCGCGCTGCGCGCGGCCGCACCGGATCAGATCTGCGAGGTCAGTGGGATCGGCCCGGTCCTCGCCGAGAGCATCCACGAGCACCTAGCGGGTCAGCGCAGCGCACCGAGTCGATAG